A region from the Paenibacillus humicola genome encodes:
- a CDS encoding glycerate kinase, producing the protein MKIVIAPDSFKGSVSAMEAALYMERGVKRALPDARTVRVPVADGGEGTLDALIAATGGRKAEVTVTGPLGDPVKAEYGVLGDGNTAVIEMASASGLCLIEDDRKNPMAATTYGTGELIRKALDDGCRSFILAIGGSATNDGGIGMLQALGMRLLDASGMPVGFGGQELGRIAAIDDSQWDRRIAESAFVIASDVQNPLVGPSGASYVFGPQKGATPDMIGILDHAMSRFADVVQAKTGLRLHDRPGAGAAGGLGGAFQAFFPAQMRRGIDIVIEHTKLREHLQEADLVFTGEGRVDFQTASGKTPMGVAQEAKKLGIPAIVIAGSIGPGIESLYEFGILSVHSIVNAPMTLQEAMEKTPELLSQRAEQIVRTFLYTNQQSEF; encoded by the coding sequence ATTAAGATTGTAATTGCACCCGATTCGTTTAAAGGAAGCGTTTCCGCCATGGAGGCGGCCTTGTACATGGAGAGAGGGGTGAAAAGGGCTCTTCCCGATGCCCGCACGGTGCGGGTTCCGGTTGCCGACGGCGGCGAAGGCACGCTGGACGCCCTGATTGCCGCTACCGGCGGCAGAAAAGCGGAAGTCACCGTCACCGGGCCGTTGGGCGATCCGGTCAAAGCCGAATACGGCGTGCTCGGCGACGGGAACACGGCCGTCATTGAAATGGCGAGTGCTTCCGGGCTTTGTCTGATTGAAGACGACCGGAAAAATCCGATGGCCGCCACGACCTACGGTACGGGAGAGCTCATTCGAAAGGCGCTGGACGACGGCTGCCGGAGCTTTATTCTGGCTATCGGAGGCAGCGCCACAAACGACGGCGGTATCGGGATGCTGCAGGCGCTCGGGATGCGCCTGCTCGACGCCTCGGGGATGCCGGTCGGATTCGGCGGGCAGGAACTTGGCCGCATCGCGGCCATCGACGATTCGCAGTGGGACCGCCGGATTGCGGAGTCGGCGTTCGTGATTGCCTCGGACGTGCAAAATCCGCTGGTCGGGCCGAGCGGAGCCTCCTATGTATTCGGCCCTCAGAAGGGCGCAACGCCGGACATGATCGGGATTCTCGACCATGCCATGTCCCGTTTCGCGGACGTCGTCCAGGCGAAGACCGGGCTTCGGCTTCATGACCGGCCCGGCGCGGGTGCGGCGGGAGGCCTTGGCGGCGCGTTCCAGGCGTTTTTCCCGGCGCAGATGAGACGGGGCATCGATATTGTGATCGAGCATACGAAGCTGCGGGAGCATTTGCAAGAGGCGGATCTCGTCTTCACCGGGGAGGGCCGGGTCGATTTCCAGACGGCTTCGGGCAAAACGCCCATGGGCGTTGCGCAGGAAGCGAAGAAGCTCGGCATTCCGGCGATCGTCATTGCCGGTTCGATCGGTCCGGGCATCGAATCGCTTTATGAATTCGGCATCCTGAGCGTGCACAGCATCGTCAACGCCCCCATGACGCTTCAGGAAGCGATGGAGAAAACGCCGGAGCTGCTGTCGCAGCGGGCGGAGCAAATCGTTCGGACCTTCTTGTACACCAACCAACAATCGGAGTTCTAA